The Takifugu rubripes chromosome 3, fTakRub1.2, whole genome shotgun sequence genome contains a region encoding:
- the LOC101068453 gene encoding solute carrier family 26 member 6-like, which yields MDGQTGSPPVDYFVRRELLDEARLDEVGQKQTWSTKPSLGDRVKESLRCSGERLKQALLSWVPVLYWLPRYSIRENAIGDLISGCSVGIMHLPQGMAYALLASLPPVFGLYTSLYPVLVYFLFGTSRHISIGTFAVISIMVGSVTERLAPSSNFIVNGTNGTESVDVAARDAYRVQIACALSVLTGLFQILLGVVRFGFVVTYLSEPLVRGYTTGSACHVCISQLKYLFGIFPARFTGPLSLIYTLVDICRLLPETKAPEVVVSVLALAVLIVVKELNACYRKKLPLPIPIELIVVIAATIITHFCNLTNIYSISVIGEIPSGLKAPRAPDVSLFPQIIGDTFAVAIVGYAINISLGKTFGLKYGYKVDSNQELVALGLSNTIGGMFQCYSVTSSLSRSLVQESTGGKTQVAGVVSSIIVLITVWKLGPLFEDLPKAVLSTIVLVNLKGMFKQFTDVPMLLKSNKVDLMVWLVTFACTILLNLDLGLAVAIGFSMLTVIFRTQLPTYSILGHVPGTDLYLDTDKYQTAKEIPGIKIFRSSATIYYTNAEMYLEALQEKSGIDVGKLLTEKKKRESKQKRKQEKEKRRAQKEEKKAKKGAEKEKIEASQISIGMNESKVLTGSDLQNQRPGLSNGQQNWAYQHDTTDSDSDVGSRGDDAITGQPQHADEEKGMTCGFGTHSIILDISTTNFVDMVTVKTLKNIFRDYGQIDLDIYLVGCQACVVEQLETAGFFSDNIPKSRLFVTVHDAVLHILHKVGHREFGLDTTCTTQM from the exons ATGGATGGGCAGACGGGGTCTCCGCCGGTGGACTATTTTGTGAGGAgggagctcctggatgaggccCGTTTAGATGAGGTGGGGCAGAAGCAGACGTGGTCCACCAAACCGAGCCTGGGAGACCGAGTCAAGGAGTCCCTGAG GTGTTCTGGAGAGAGACTGAAGCAGGCTCTGCTGAGCTGGGTCCCAGTCCTCTACTGGCTGCCTCGTTACTCCATCAGGGAGAATGCAATCGGGGACCTGATCTCCGGCTGCAGCGTGGGCATCATGCACCTCCCACAAG GCATGGCATATGCGCTCCTGGCCTCCTTACCGCCAGTGTTCGGCCTGTACACCTCGCTCTACCCGGTGTTAGTGTACTTCCTTTTTGGCACATCCAGACACATCTCCATCG GTACGTTCGCTGTGATCAGCATCATGGTCGGCAGCGTGACGGAGAGGCTGGCGCCCAGCAGTAACTTCATCGTGAATGGCACTAATGGAACCGAAAGCGTGGACGTTGCTGCCCGGGACGCGTACAGAGTCCAGATAGCGTGCGCCCTCTCCGTCCTGACGGGGCTCTTCCAG ATCCTTTTGGGTGTGGTGAGGTTTGGTTTTGTGGTCACCTACCTGTCGGAGCCGCTGGTTCGAGGCTACACCACAGGATCAGCCTGCCATGTGTGCATCTCGCAGCTCAAGTACCTGTTTGGAATCTTTCCGGCTCGTTTCACTGGACCCCTGTCTCTTATTTAT ACTTTGGTGGACATTTGTCGCCTTCTACCTGAGACTAAAGCACCAGAGGTCGTGGTCAGCGTCTTGGCCCTCGCTGTTCTCATCGTGGTCAAAGAGCTCAATGCCTGCTACAGAAAGAAGCTGCCTTTGCCCATCCCAATAGAACTTATAGTG GTCATTGCAGCAACAATCATCACCCACTTCTGTAATCTTACAAATATATACAGCATCAGTGTCATTGGAGAGATTCCCAGTGG CCTGAAAGCCCCTCGTGCCCCAGACGTCTCTTTGTTCCCGCAAATAATAGGTGATACGTTTGCAGTGGCCATTGTGGGCTATGCCATCAACATTTCCCTTGGCAAAACATTTGGCCTCAAATATGGCTACAAGGTTGACAGCAATCAG GAACTCGTTGCCCTGGGTCTGAGTAACACCATTGGCGGCATGTTTCAGTGCTACTCTGTGACTTCCTCCTTGTCTCGCAGTCTTGTTCAGGAGAGTACCGGGGGCAAGACCCAG GTTGCAGGAGTGGTTTCATCCATTATTGTGCTCATCACAGTTTGGAAATTGGGTCCTCTTTTTGAAGATCTACCCAAG GCTGTCCTATCTACTATAGTGTTAGTGAACTTAAAAGGAATGTTCAAGCAGTTCACAGATGTGCCCATGCTGCTGAAGTCCAACAAGGTTGATCTG ATGGTGTGGCTGGTAACGTTTGCCTGCACCATTCTGCTCAACCTGGACTTGGGTCTGGCCGTCGCCATTGGCTTTTCCATGCTCACCGTCATCTTCAGAACACAATT ACCCACCTACTCCATCTTAGGCCATGTTCCAGGCACAGACCTGTACCTGGATACAGACAAATACCAGACG GCTAAAGAGATCCCAGGAATTAAAATCTTCCGTTCATCTGCAACAATCTACTACACAAATGCTGAGATGTACTTGGAGGCTCTACAagagaag AGTGGAATCGATGTTGGGAAGCTGCTgacggagaagaagaagagagagtcAAAACAGAAGCGCaagcaggagaaagagaaaagacgagctcaaaaggaggaaaaaaaagctaaaaagggGGCAGAGAAAGAG AAAATAGAGGCCAGTCAAATATCCATTGGAATGAATGAGAGCAAAGTCCTCACAGGATCAGATCTGCAGAACCAGAGACCAGGTCTCAGCAATGGCCAACAGAACTGGGCTTACCAACACGACACCACTGACTCAGACTCAGACGTGGGCAGCCGCGGCGATGACGCCATCACTGGGCAACCACAGCATGCTGATGAGGAAAAGGGGATGACGTGCGGGTTTGGCACGCACAGCATCATCTTGGACATTTCCACCACCAACTTTGTTGATATGGTCACCGTGAAGACCTTAAAAAAT ATATTCAGAGACTATGGGCAGATTGATTTGGACATCTATCTAGTGGGCTGCCAAG CATGTGTCGTGGAGCAGCTGGAAACTGCCGGTTTCTTCTCAGACAATATCCCCAAGAGCAGACTGTTTGTCACAGTACACGACGCTGTACTTCATATCCTGCACAAAGTGGGACACAGGGAATTTGGACTT GATACGACCTGCACCACCCAGATGTAG